The following are encoded in a window of Labrus bergylta chromosome 16, fLabBer1.1, whole genome shotgun sequence genomic DNA:
- the psmc3ip gene encoding homologous-pairing protein 2 homolog: MSKKDNGSTLILSYLNEKNRPYSAQDVFCNLQKQHGLGKTAVVKAMELLALEGKIKEKAYGKQKIYFADQSQFKDVNDADLKAMDRQISELSAEVQSLTQTCRQLDAELKELNSSLTTKEIQSEIQELKAECSGYRGRLEKIKSATNHVTPEEKEKVCKERNVYVKEWKKRKRMASDMMNQILEGYPKSKKEFLDEVGVETDEDCKVVVPST, encoded by the exons ATGAGTAAAAAAGATAACG GCTCCACTCTCATCCTGTCTTATCTGAATGAGAAGAACCGTCCTTACAGTGCCCAGGATGTCTTCTGTAATTTACAAAAGCAGCATGGGTTGGGAAAAACG GCAGTGGTCAAGGCCATGGAGCTGCTGGCTTTGGAGGGCAAGATAAAGGAAAAAGCCTATGGCAAGCAAAAGATCTATTTTGCAGATCag TCTCAGTTCAAAGACGTGAACGATGCAGACCTGAAGGCCATGGACAGGCAGATCTCAGAGCTCAGTGCAGAGGTGCAGTCTCTCACCCAGACCTGCAGACAGCTAGACGCAG AGCTGAAGGAGCTCAACAGCTCCCTGACAACTAAGGAAATTCAGTCAGAGATCCAAGAGCTGAAAGCGGAGTGTTCTGGGTACAGAGGACGTCTGGAGAAGATTAAGTCCGCCACAAATCATGTCACAccagaagagaaagagaag GTTTGCAAAGAGCGGAACGTTTATGTGAAAGAgtggaaaaagaggaagagaatg GCGTCGGACATGATGAACCAAATTTTGGAAGGGTACCCCAAGAGCAAGAAGGAGTTTCTG GATGAAGTTGGAGTGGAGACTGATGAGGACTGTAAGGTGGTTGTCCCCAGCACTTGA
- the mlx gene encoding max-like protein X: MTDPDDHWKTDGAFSDSGFDHSFFAETARKGTVVSRANSIGSTSASSVPNTDDEDSDYRQESSYKDSYKDRRRQAHTQAEQKRRDAIKKGYEDLQSIVPTCQQQSEFAVGAQKISKATVLQKTIDYIHFLHKEKKKQEEEVTLLRKEVMALKIMKTNYEHIVKAHQNNPQQGEDQVSDQVKFNIFQSIMDSLFQSFSRSVSMSSFQELSACVFSWIEEHCKPQTLREFVVGVLRQLNCQLY; encoded by the exons ATGACGGACCCGGATGATCACTGGAAA ACGGACGGTGCTTTCAGCGACAGTGGCTTTGACCATA GTTTCTTTGCTGAAACTGCTAGGAAGGGGACAGTGGTGTCCAGGGCCAACAGCATCGGCTCCACGAGTGCCTCTTCAGTACCAAACACAG ATGATGAAGACAGCGACTACAGACAGGAGTCGTCGTATAAGGACTCGTATAAAGATCGACGGAGGCAAGCGCACACACAGGCCGAGCAGAAGCGCAGGGATGCTATCAAG AAAGGCTATGAAGACCTCCAGTCCATAGTGCCTACCTGCCAGCAGCAGTCTGAATTTGCCGTGGGAGCACAGAAGATCAGCAAGGCTACTGTACTGCAGAAAA CAATCGACTACATTCATTTTCttcataaagaaaagaagaagcaagAGGAGGAAGTAACTTTGCTAAGGAAAGAAGTGATGGCGCTGAAGATCATGAAAAC aAACTATGAGCACATAGTGAAGGCCCACCAGAACAACCCACAGCAAGGAGAGGATCAGGTGTCTGACCAAGTCAAGTTCAACATCTTTCAGAGCATCATGGACTCCCTGTTTCAGTCGTTTAGTCGTTCTGTCTCGATGAGCAGCTTCCAAGAACTCTCCGCCTGTGTGTTCAGCTGGATCGAGGAGCACTGCAAGCCGCAG ACGCTGAGAGAGTTTGTCGTTGGTGTGCTCCGACAGCTCAACTGTCAGCTGTATTGA
- the fmnl1a gene encoding formin-like protein 1, producing MGNAAAGGLEQEPTEGREARNSVGAASGMSDPAPTLQKKQPAPPKLPMPPEKELEERFNVVLSYMNLPPDKLKLLSQYDNDKKWELVCDQERFQVKSPPSTYLAKIKSFYQDQGGVSRRLKKRIQEATQVLKDLEISLRTNHIGWAQEFLNDQNKGLDVLVEYLSHAQSDASFDVDSFENGGTLSDRGKPVERSMEDLTKSPSSSQSHGMTRAARALTVRISSTLGNKMHKKSHTSYQRDDVHVCIMCLRAIMNYQSGFNLVMTHPRCVNEITLSLNSRNPRTKALVLELLAAVCLVRGGHDIILSAFDNFKEVSRERNRFEKLMEYFINDDSNIDFMVACMQFINIVVHSVENMNFRVHLQYEFTHLGLDKYLEGLKLTESEKLQVQIQAYLDNVLDVGALLEDAENRGGVLEHVDELQEHNSQLSGRLQEIENLSVERISDLETQLMQATKETELLKESLRESCSQVSSLQQRERERELDRERERDRERLSTSAPQMSSELEQKIQELQDKGLIRLGRSASGGLDVQVVPVTVVEYIQAPASADPPAAASSVTDSESQQPSCSGPPPPPPPPPGGPGSVAAPPPPPPPPPLPGAPPPPLAPGGGPPPPPPPPPPPGSGPPPPPPPPGSGPPPPPAPPGGGPPPPPGAPNAQSGLKAKKPIQTKFKMPLLNWQALKPNQVTGTVFNELDDEQILGELNMEIFEEQFKTRAQGAPKDLSKINKKVLQKAPSKTTLIDGNKAKNLAITLRKGGMNPSGLCAAIETYDQQSLSVDFLELLEHFIPSDFEMKLLLNYEKDGRPLEELTDEDQFILRFGKIPRLKQRINTLIFMGNFPETVKRLQPQLNSIIAASMSVKSSAKLKKILEIILAFGNYMNSSKRGAVYGFRLQSLDLLFETKSTDRSQTLLQFITSIIQEKYPDLENFHTELHFVDKAALVSLDGILQDIRSLERGMEMTKKEFLVQDDSPVLKEFIKTNSEQLETFIKDSKTAQEAYFSVVEYFGENPKTTQPSMFFPLFVRLIRAYKAALQDIEQKKKMERESKEGKDNMSPNKPGAQKGPMMPKMPQMDLIAELKKRQVKPQVREGKDGALEDIITDLRNTPFRPTDGRRPAQRQDT from the exons ATGGGGAATGCGGCTGCAGGGGGCTTGGAGCAGGAACCGACTGAGGGACGAGAAGCCAGGAACTCAGTCGGGGCAGCTTCAGGAATGAGTGACCCCGCTCCTACCTTGCAGAAGAAGCAGCCGGCTCCCCCCAAACTGCCCATGCCCCCAgagaaggagctggaggagcgCTTCAATGTGGTGCTG AGCTACATGAACTTACCTCCAGATAAACTGAAGCTGTTGAGCCAGTATGACAATGACAAGAAGTGGGAACTAGTGTGTGATCAG GAGCGTTTCCAGGTGAAGAGCCCCCCCTCCACTTACCTGGCTAAGATCAAAAGCTTCTACCAGGATCAAGGAGGAGTGTCTCGCAGA CTGAAGAAGCGGATACAAGAGGCCACCCAGGTCCTTAAAGATTTGGAGATATCACTCCGCACCAATCACATCGG ATGGGCTCAAGAGTTTCTTAATGACCAGAACAAAGGTTTGGATGTTCTTGTGGAGTACCTGTCCCATGCACAGAGTGACGCCTC GTTTGATGTGGACAGTTTTGAAAATGGTGGCACCCTGTCAGACAGAGGAAAACCTGTGGAGAGGTCCATGGAAGACTTGACAAAAAGCCCCAGCAGCTCCCAGTCACACGGGATGACCAGAGCTGCTCGCGCTCTGACTGTCAG AATAAGCTCCACTCTAGGGAACAAGATGCACAAGAAGTCCCATACATCATACCAGAGAGATGATGTACATGTGTGCATAATGTGTCTGCGAGCCATCATGAACTACCAG TCTGGGTTTAATCTGGTGATGACTCACCCTCGCTGTGTCAATGAGATCACCCTCAGTCTCAACAGCAGGAATCCCAG GACCAAAGCTCTTGtgttggagctgctggctgctgtgtgtctcGTCAGAGGAGGACATGACATCATTCTCTCTGCTTTTGACAATTTTAAAGAg GTGAGCAGAGAAAGGAACCGTTTTGAGAAGCTGATGGAGTACTTCATCAATGATGACAGCAACATAGACTTCATG GTGGCCTGCATGCAGTTTATTAACATTGTGGTCCATTCAGTGGAGAACATGAACTTCCGAGTTCATCTACAGTATGAGTTCACTCACCTCGGGCTGGACAAATATCTTGAG GGTCTGAAGCTTACAGAGTCGGAGAAGCTGCAGGTGCAGATCCAGGCTTACCTGGACAATGTGTTGGATGTAGGAGCCCTACTGGAGGACGCTGAGAACAGAGGAGGGGTGCTGGAGCACGTGGATGAACTGCAGGAGCACAactcacag CTGAGCGGTCGGCTTCAGGAGATCGAGAATCTGTCTGTAGAGAGGATATCTGACCTGGAGACTCAGCTCATGCAGGCCACCAAGGAGACCGAGCTGCTCAAA gagAGTCTGAGAGAGTCCTGTTCTCAGGTCAGCTCCTTGcagcagagagagcgagagcgggAGCTGGACAGGGAGCGGGAGAGGGACAGGGAGCGTCTGAGCACCTCCGCCCCTCAGATGTCCTCAGAGCTGGAGCAGAAGATCCAGGAGCTGCAGGACAAAGGGTTGATTCGACTGGGACGCAGCGCCTCAGGAGGTCTGGACGTCCAGGTGGTGCCTGTGACGGTGGTCGAATACATCCAAGCACCGGCCTCAGCTgaccctcctgctgctgcatccTCTGTCACTGATTCTGAATCCCAACAGCCCAGCTGTTCAggccctccacctccacctccacctcctcctggaGGACCAGGGTCTGTTGCcgctccacctccacctccgcCACCTCCACCTCTACCAGGAGCTCCCCCACCTCCTCTTGCTCCTGGAGGAGGtcccccacctccacctcctcctcctcctcctcccggtAGTGgacccccacctcctcctcctcctcctggttcTGGACCCCCACCTCCACCTGCCCCACCTGGTGGCGgacccccacctcctcctggAGCACCAAATGCTCAGTCTG ggCTCAAGGCAAAGAAACCCATTCAGACCAAGTTCAAGATGCCCTTGTTAAACTGGCAGGCCTTAAAACCAAACCAGGTGACAGGCACAGTCTTCAATGAACTGGATGACGAGCAGATCTTAGGG GAGCTGAACATGGAGATATTTGAGGAACAGTTTAAGACTCGGGCACAGGGTGCTCCAAAAGACCTGTCCAAGATCAACAAGAAGGTACTCCAGAAGGCCCCCAGCAAGACCACCCTGATTGACGGCAATAAGGCCAAGAATCTGGCCATCACTTTACGCAAGGGAGGAATGAACCCATCAGGACTCTGCGCCGCTATCGAGAC GTACGACCAGCAGTCTCTGTCCGTAGACTTCCTGGAGTTACTCGAGCACTTCATACCGTCAGATTTCGAGATGAAGCTGCTTCTGAACTACGAGAAAGATGGCCGCCCGCTCGAGGAACTGACTGACGAGGACCAGTTTATTTTACGCTTTGGGAAGATTCCTCGTCTAAAGCAGCGAATAAACACTCTCATCTTCATGGGCAACTTCCCAGAGACTGTCAAACGCCTGCAGCCG CAACTGAACTCCATTATTGCTGCATCAATGTCCGTCAAGTCGTCAGCCAAACTGAAGAAGATCTTAGAG ATTATTCTCGCCTTTGGAAACTACATGAACAGCAGTAAAAGGGGCGCCGTTTATGGGTTTCGGCTGCAGAGTCTGGACCTT TTGTTTGAGACCAAATCAACTGATCGCTCCCAGACGTTACTTCAATTCATCACCAGCATCATCCAGGAAAAATACCCCGACTTGGAAAATTTCCACACCGAGCTACACTTTGTAGACAAGGCAGCACTTG TATCACTGGATGGCATTCTTCAGGATATCCGCTCATTAGAACGAGGAATGGAGATGACCAAAAAGGAATTCCTGGTGCAGGATGACAGTCCTGTGCTGAAGGAATTCATTAAAACCAACAGTGAGCAGCTGGAAACTTTCATCAAAGACAGCAAGACAGCGCAG gAGGCGTACTTCTCTGTGGTGGAGTATTTTGGCGAGAACCCCAAAACCACACAGCCTTCCATGTTTTTCCCGCTGTTTGTACGCTTGATAAGGGCCTATAAG GCAGCACTGCAGGACAtcgagcagaaaaagaaaatggagagagagagcaaagagggAAAAGACAACATGTCTCCAAACAAGCCTGGGGCTCAAAAG GGGCCTATGATGCCTAAGATGCCCCAGATGGACCTGATAGCTGAGCTGAAGAAGAGGCAGGTGAAACCACAGGTACGCGAAGGGAAGGATGGCGCCCTGGAGGACATCATCACAG ATTTAAGGAACACACCGTTCAGGCCGACAGATGGTCGTCGGCCGGCACAGCGCCAGGACACTTGA
- the retreg3 gene encoding reticulophagy regulator 3 codes for MDHTGTMEGGPVKDCSATQGSDVCLRSRPYSSERDSQVRAVKAALQSRLGPYEPVLTYLQSVLLWERPFQCVLLYIVVNIVFWFFALTSLRLLFLLATLLAVAVCVDTWRNKIWPEIKVKNQDESENESWGLVQPGIVSVPELCHHIAEAWVSTAVLTCSVLQYKQQNPGKFCILTCGVFTCLAVVGRYIPGLVLSYSAVLATLLAPLGVYHRIFQHVCVKLEPALQRLDFSVRGYMMSKPIDNQFLRRPIHGAASGEASDSEEELAAFCPTFDDAVVAKELALTDSEHSDAEVSYTENGTFNLSRGQTPLTEGSEDLDRHSDAEESFAQDLPDFPSINPDATLMDDDDDTSIGLPSLGQSGLASHRASVLDAHLDSDQDDLDAELSLSGLPPASDFSGDLAGVIASNMIQAALAGAMQPRRPAQRRDGPPRAGAHRSYRKQSSSELDTDLDVEDFEMLDQSELNQMDPLGGGGSRRGESQGSNFLSSFLGKPQ; via the exons ATGGACCACACTGGGACAATGGAAGGCGGACCTGTGAAGGATTGCTCTGCCACGCAGGGGTCTGATGTCTGTCTGCGAAGTCGACCATACTCCTCCGAGAGAGACAGTCAGGTGCGGGCTGTCAAAGCCGCTCTGCAGTCCCGGTTGGGGCCCTATGAGCCAGTCCTGACCTATCTACAGTCCGTCCTCCTGTGGGAAAGACCCTTTCAGTGTGTGCTTCTCTACATCGTGGTAAACATTGTGTTCTG GTTCTTCGCCCTGACCTCACTGCGCCTGCTCTTCCTGCTAGCTACTCTTCTGGCTGTGGCTGTCTGTGTTGATACCTGGAGGAATAAGATCTGGCCTGAGATTAAAG TCAAAAACCAAGACGAATCAGAGAATGAGAG CTGGGGTCTGGTGCAGCCTGGCATTGTCAGTGTGCCTGAACTCTGCCACCACATCGCTGAGGCCTGGGTCAGTACAGCAGTGCTCACATGCAGTGTGCTGCAGTACAAACAACAGAACCCTGGCAAG TTCTGCATCCTGACCTGTGGAGTGTTCACCTGTTTGGCTGTGGTTGGACGATATATTCCTGGACTGGTGCTCTCCTACTCTGCTG TGTTGGCCACTCTGCTGGCCCCTCTGGGAGTCTATCATAGGATctttcagcatgtgtgtgtgaagctggaGCCGGCTCTGCAGCGGCTAGACTTCAGTGTTCGTGGATACATGATGTCAAAGCCTATTGATAATCAGT tTCTTCGGAGGCCGATTCATGGTGCAGCCTCAGGTGAAGCCAGTGACAgtgaggaggagctggctgCCTTCTGCCCAACA TTTGATGATGCTGTTGTTGCGAAGGAACTCGCTCTAACTGACTCTGAGCACTCTGACGCTGAGGTTTCCTACACTGAAAATGGAACATTTAACCTATCGCGTGGCCAGACGCCACTCACAGAGGGCTCCGAGG atCTTGACAGACACAGTGACGCTGAAGAATCCTTTGCTCAAGACCTCCCTGACTTCCCTTCGATAAACCCTGATGCCACtctgatggatgatgatgacgacACAAGCATAGGTCTACCTAGCCTGGGTCAATCTGGGCTAGCTAGTCATCGGGCATCAGTACTGGATGCTCATCTGGACTCAGACCAGGACGATCTGGATGCAGAACTGTCCCTTAGCGGCCTGCCGCCTGCTTCTGATTTTTCTGGAGACCTTGCAGGAGTCATCGCCAGTAACATGATTCAAGCGGCGCTGGCTGGTGCAATGCAACCTCGGCGTCCTGCCCAGCGCAGAGACGGCCCTCCCAGGGCCGGGGCTCACCGGAGCTATCGCAAGCAGTCCAGCTCTGAGCTGGACACTGACTTGGATGTGGAGGACTTTGAAATGCTTGATCAGTCTGAACTAAACCAGATGGATCCTCTTGGAGGAGGGGGCAGTAGACGGGGAGAGAGCCAGGGGTCTAACTTTTTGTCTAGCTTTCTGGGTAAACCACAGtga